GTTCTCTCCTAAGATCATCTGGTGCTTTTCtcttgttttactttgtttttcccctttgtgGAGTAAGCCAAAGCTTTGAGTGTACTAGAAATGTGGGTGGGTAGGTGGGTGGGTGTTGGTGGGGTTCAAGTGGTGAAACTGAAGAGCACTATGGTAATGTAGAATAGATGCTTTTAGTGGCCATCATTCATTTCTGTGCAAATAACTTTAAGCTGTGACTTTTCATATATGAAGGAGACAGAAATATGTTATTTGTGTAGCATACACAGTACATTTTGAAATTATGCAgtgatacttttaaaaattacttttgttgAGCAGAACTGATTTGCCTTGAGTTTTGCAGTTAGTGATTTTCATAGCATCTTGCGTGTCGCCCTGTGTGAGCAGTGAATCTTGCAGACATCTAGTGGGGAAGAGGCAAATGCTTTCAAAATAGGAAAATTTGACTGAATGCTGGCAGGAGCTCAAAAGCAATTACACACTCTGAAGAGGTACTCTCAGTTCAGTTTTACAACAGAGTAAATGTCAGGGCAGCTGTATCTCCTTCAAATGAAATTGTGTGACTGGGTCAAGCAGTGGTGGTGTGGTTTTCTTTGGCTTATGCTTCTTGTTGAAAGTGATTTGTAAGAAAAATTTTGAacttttttgtatttttgctgTGAATCCTTCTTTGCTTTGAAAACTGTTGAGATTCATGTTGCTCGAGATTCAAACCTGAAGTCTTTGCTTCCTCATTGTCACAAGCGGTTCTGTGTTAGTGTTCGTTACAGCATTCCTTAAATAGTCAAATTGGTTAGGGAAGGGCTATTTTTCTCTTGACTGCCTCTGCAGAGCTTGAGTACGTTTTCAAGGGATTCTGAACTGAAGAGTTAAGAGGGTTTCAGTCTTGGTGAAAGTCAGAGGGAGGAAATGTCTCCCTAAAAGCAGGTTACTAGCAGTTATACCAAAGTGAAATTTATTTTATTGGTTTTTTAGAcaatcagagggaaaaaaatagttgGTCTCAGTGGAGAATGGCAGAGGTGATAGGACAGTTAGCCCCCGTGGAGCAGCAAGAAGGTTATTTATGTGAATGGCTGTTGCacatgcaggcagctgggagggagcagcaaAGTTCAGCATCCTTGTGTGGGGTACTCCCCATGGCTGTCCAAAGATGTGTCCAGGTGGCTTTATCTTGATGAAGAACAGTCTGTTCTCTGTGGGTTATAaatgttacattttatttttactcttcCAGAAACACCATTTGACTCACTGAGGATTTTAAACTGACAGAACCATAGAGACGTGTGGGAGAAAAGGGGATTTTAAACCCAAGTGACACTATGAAGTCTTGAGAAGTAAAGAGATTTGGATGGTTTCTTACCAAATGGAAGTTATCTAGAGAACTTTCAAGACCACTGCATCTCTCCATCCCACTTCTGCTGCACAGAAACAGTGCTCTTGGCCCTGGACCTTAATAAAATGCTGGATTCAGTCAAGTGTGTCCTGGTGGGAGACTCTGCAGTGGGCAAAACATCACTCTTGGTGCGTTTCACCTCTGAGACTTTTCCAGATGACTACAGACCCACCGTATATGAAAATACAGGAGTGGATGTCTTCATGGATGGTGTACAGATTAGCCTGGGTCTTTGGGACACATCTGGCAGCGATGCCTTCAGAGGCATTCGCCCCCTCTCATATCAACAGGCAGATGTGGTATTAATGTGCTACTCAGTGGCAAATCACAATTCCTTTCTGAACCTGAGGAACAAATGGATCAGCGAGATCCGCAGCCATTTGCCACGCATCCCCGTTTTGGTGGTGGCCACTCAGACCGACCAGCGCGACATGGGGCCCTACCGCTCCTCCTGCATCAGCCCGATGGAGGGGAAGCGTCTGGCCCAGGACGTGCGAGCCAAAGGCTATTTGGAGTGCTCTGCCCTCAGTAACCGCGGAGTGCAGCAGGTGTTTGAGTACGCTGTGCGGACAGCAGTCAACCAAGCCAAACGGCAGAACAGGCGGAAGCTCTTCGCCATTAACGAGTGCAAGATCTTCTGAGGACTGTCAGCACTGGGTTTGCCCGCGTTCGTTCTTTCCGTCTTCGCACAGAGATACCACAGCAGATGGAATGGGAGGTGCATCAAAGGAGGACTCCTGGCAGAACCACAGTGCAGGTGCCCCTGGTGAGACAGATGTGCACTCTCTGATCTGCTCCCTGCCAACACACATGGACACTCTCTTGGAAAACAAAAGGTGCAGGTACATCCCCTTATTCACAAGCCCATGTCTGGACTTTGCTAGCCTGGACTGGAGCAGGCTTAGCCTGGAGATCTGCAGATAATATCTGCATtgattttattgtttgtttgtttctgttgatgTTCCTCAGTTGTTGGTTTGTCTGCATTTATTTAACAACAAACTTCTGCCTGGATCAACCCCCACCTCTTGACATGTGTGTCCATGTGgagcttttattttactttaagaaCTTAGTATATAAAAATCTGACCATTGTGTATTCTATTTAAAAGACTCTTGTATACGTTGTTGTAAAAGGCTGAcagtttatttttacattttgaagGTTCTTCCTTTAGCTAAGCACAGAAGCAAATTGTCCTATCCATGTAACAAATGGCCTGCAGGCAAGCCCAGCACTTCTTACACATGCCTGAGCCACTGCATAGTAATGAAACCCAATATAACCAGCATAGGAGTGATCAAAACTTAGCAACATTTGACAACTGTCCTGTGGCTCTTTGAGATTTATTTTATCTTGCTCCTCAGCAATGTGGCCAAAGATTGCATCAACCAGGAGGAAACTAGCCTGACTCTTCCTAGACCTCACCTGCTTACAACCTCCGAAAGGCTGGCTTGCGGTCAGGGATGGTTTTAACATATGGTTGGGGTGGCAGAGATTATTCTGCACTGTCATCACCACTGTTGTCCCTGCTCTAATACTGGAGGCAAAAGATTTCAGTCTTCAGGAATGAAAGGTATTTTTAACGAGCACTAAAATTTCCACGTACATTTAGTACACTTCTTTTTGAAATAGTGGTTTTAGTGAAACCAGTCACCTTCTATAGTGAAAAATTAAGTACATGGCAATGTTGAATGTGTGCATTTAGAATGGCTAAATAACATTAGTTTTTGAGTTTGTATACTAAGTGTGACTGCCTGGGTTGTATCAAAATAAGACTGAAACAGGCTTTGCATCCTGGGGAGCCTGGCAAGTCTAAGAGTCGAATCCTGATGTACCTACTTGGGTAAAGTTACCGTCCTGCATAGAAAGTCAGGCTGAGGAGGTGGAAACTCCAGGTGTGTAAGAGAACTCTGCTAGAAGATAGAGTGGGGTCGACCCACAATGATGTACATTCCTGGTGAGTCGTGGTGCTCCCCTTCTCAGGTTATCTGTCCCTTCTGTCCCACACCACCTCTcaggacttgcagatctgtcttaTCCCAAGGTTTCTGCTGCCCAGAGAGGAAATCTCCTAGGGGATTTCTTAGTGCAGCAAGacttttattcttcctttctctgtCCTTCAGCTAGCTCAGAACTGACCTTTGAGGGGCTTATAGTATGGTGCCGTAAAAGATGGCACATAGCACAGTAGGATGTTTCTCCTTCCATGTGGGTCTGAGAGAGTGACCTGTGTCTGTTTTGGCTGAGCCCAGGCTCCTGTATTTCAACAGGAACGAATGCAGTGGCTTATTTGATTCCAAACCAAAGTGGGACTTCAGGAGTTACCCTGCTAAGCAAATAAGCTATAGCTCAGATCATATCTATTTATAGATTGTCCCTGAAGAACTGGTTAGGTGCTCTTCTCCATACTCCTTTCTGCCTCTGAGCTCCTCTTAAAGAGAATTTCCAAATTAAATCATTCCCTTCCTGTGAATCCCAGAGATGATCTCACCTGTGGTGTAGGTGAGCAAGTATTGGCATTGCAGACGCCTTGAATAGCAGAGGTGCACAGGACCCTTGAGTTTGTGATTGTCCTGCCAGCTCCCAGGCTGGTGAATATTCACCAACCTGACTGTAAAGGAAGCTTCTGGTCATAAAAACATACTGGTGTCCTGTGAGGTTTTCATATCAGCTTTAAATCTTTACAAGCTTCTTCACCCAAGCACATAAGATGAGGGCTCCCATCACCACCCATCTTTCCTGTACTCTTCTCTTTCCTACTTTCTCTTCTGGTATTGATTGCAAATCCTTTGCTCCCTGAAACACTAAAACTGACATGTTTGTAAAAGAACCTGAAAGGTGTGATACTTATGCAGAGTTCCACAAGTGGGTAGGTATTGGCAGTCCTTGGTTAAAAAGCTTTTGGCTTttggaataaatatttttctacatCTCCACTCTTGCAATGCCTCTTCACTgaaagttttgggttttgttacCCTAATTTAAAAGCAGCCATTGTTACCGTTAGAACATTAAAGATTACATGTAAAATGTCATATTGTGAATCTTCAAATCTGTTGCAATTATGGACATTTTTATATGGTCCCCACTCCACTGACAGATTTAATACCTGGTTTCAACTCTTTTGAGACATATTTTTGCCAACATGTTCTATTAAATGGTCTTTTTTCTCTGTGGGTTAAGCTTTGTTTATAACCGTTCACGCTGCCGTTTTTATGTGTTGAAGAGCAGCAACCGCTAGGCCAGGATGCTGTGTTGTGTCATTTGCTCCAGAGAGTTGTTATATCAGACAAAGCCAGATGAAGATGTGCTCCAGAAACACATCATAACTGAAAATCCCATCTTATCCATATTTACTTCACAGGGCTTGTTACAGTGTGTTGCAAAATGAAGAATTCAAGCTTGCtgacttttaaaatcaaattggAGAGAGGATAAagtaacaggggggttttggtttggtgctatgtcaaaaaaacccccacgAAACTGTTCCAGTTTTCACAGCCTGGCTATTTTCAGACTCTCAAAGCTAAACAGCACTTTTCACTGGGAACAAACTGTGAAGCAAGTTATTGTAGTGCCTAATTATGCAGCTTTCCCTGAGCTATAGAACTGATGCGGTTGGACAGTGTGGCAACTTAAATGCAGAGAGTGAAATCAGGACATAGCAGAACTCAGTAGAAGATTCAACCGAATGGCTTATTGGGATGGGGTTTGTACAACTGCAGCCCTGCTGCGTGCGGTGTGAACGCCGAGGAACTGCTGAGGTCTCCCATGAAATCCTACCAGGGTGTTTTTGCAATGGGATCCCCGGGTGCAGCTCGGTAGTAAAAATCCGGCTCTGGCATTCAAAATACACTCAAATGACAGCTGGGTACATGTTCAGTTTTAACTTCTTTGGTCTAAACAACAGCAGGTTGGGGGAGACTGAAGCAACGTGCAGCCTCAGCTCAGTGGGGTTGAGTTGTTCAGATATGGGAAGAGACCTTGCCAAAGTGTTCCTTTTCTAGCCTCTCAAACCGATCCCTTTCAGTTTGTTACTACACGGGTAACTTTACTTTTGCTTCCTGTTAAAAGCTgggttttttgtagtttttttaagagaaaaatacttGGAACTTAAAATGAGAACAGCGATAGCACTATCATTTTTCATCAATGTTTGACCTCATTGGACAGAAAAAGTAATTCTGAGTCACTGTTTTACTGAATTCTACAAGTTGGATAAAAAATTTAATATATATGCAATTGTGATTTAAATCAGAAACtattattttagaagaaaaaaattagtattttccTTTAGTAATTTACAAAATGTGGTGAGTACAtgttacattattttaaatacagatttccCAGCCATTTTATACTTACTTGATCTGTGGTAtacaatataaatattttctaagaataaataataaaaatacatttcagatcTTCCCCCCCATTTTTTCACATAAGAAGTTGTTCAAGCTTGCTATATATAATTGATTCCGTTTTACCTGATATTTGCAATTAAGTTTACAAATATTTGTGTAATTTTTGTGAGTACTCTGCAATTGCTAAGGTGTCTGAACATATATTAGCTAATGCTTGCGTTGATAAAGAAAATGCATTAGAAACAGTCTTTTTATACATGGCACCACTATGAAGTAAATCGCCACAGGGATCagacacaaaggaaaaagaaatgtcagCACTCTGACATCTCAGTCTTTCCTGTATGACTATTGCATGGGAGTGAATACAGCCATTAAAATGATGTCAAATAAATGAGCTAATCCATGTCTCTTCACACTTTCTCCCAATGCCTCTAGGTAGGGCTCGGGTTAATATACAAAGTATAAAAAACTTCATTTCAGAACATTAGAATGGCTTGTCTGCTCTTGCCTCTGTGAGCAAGGTAACTACCTGGACTTAATTAaaagtcacttctgcctctgaaaAAAGCCAGATATGAGCACAATTGGGTTAGTCAAACTCCCTTGTTAGAAACAACAGTAATGAACTGTTGTCTGTAGATGGGAGGGAACATGTTTTATGTCTCAGAGATTTTTTCACAGCTCTAAGTGCAAAAAATCCTGACTAGTTACCTCCAGGTACCTGTCCTAGCTGACCTGTGTGCCCTTCACGTCATGCTCTGAGGAGTCAGCTGTTGAAAATTAAATTCAGGGAGAAAACCATATGTTTACATTGTCGTAACTGCTTAACTATAGCTATGGTGCCCTGGACCTGTCACCCGTGGCGGTGTGACCAGGCAGCCGCTGTGTGCCAGCAGGGTCCATGTGGCTGGGGAGGCAGGTGGGGAGCATTGCCACCCGACAGCCCTGGCCACGCAGCCCTGGGAGACAGGATTTCAGCAGGACAGAAGCGATGCTCCCCAGAAGTGATGCTCCTCAGGGCTCCCCCTTACCAGGCACCACAGGCAATTGTCCTGCTTTGCAGACAGCGCTGGCTCTGCCCCAGTCAGACCTCTGTCACTTGCAGGTGCTCTTGCAGTGACAGATTTATTTTGTGtgacatttttaaaatcagtgtttttcTAAGTCATTACCAGGCTTGGTTGCTGTAGCTGCTGTCACGCTGGTAGCACGGGCCAGAGGCTGCATCTCAGCTTTGCTGGGCTCCGGCTGCTGCGTTTTGGCGGGGGTTCTCAAAGCACTGAGCCAAAACCCATAGCACATCGCCTTCTGAGTGTAGGGAGGCAGCCTCCAACCGTGCAGGGATCAGCTGCACTGAATTAGTTATTAGCAAACAAAATAACAGCTGTTGCTGCCTTGCTGGTTATGGAGAAGTGAATGGGTGACATGTCTGTGTTCAGGTCTTTCACAATGCCTTACACAGGGCTGGCCGGGGGCATTTCTGTCACTGCTCCCCTCACCTTGGGTGTGATTCATGCAGGGGTGGGGTAGAAAGgcgcagggctgtgtgtggcggTGGTTGTTTCTGTCTctggaaaagaggaaggaaacgACGACCGATGCCTCCGCATGGTGAGAGGTGCTCGCTCACCCGCGTCTGCAGCATTTCCAAGAAGCCCCTGTCGGGCGCCGGCTCCCACGGGTGCCCCAGCAGCTCCCGCTCCCATGGGCACCCCAGCAGCTCCCGGCTGTGCCTCGGGGTACATGAACCAACTCAGTCTCTTGTGCCGAGACCCAAATGTCTCCCTCCACCCCCCGGGCTGCCTTCCCAAAAGGCTCCATTGCTGTTCAGGTACTACAAAAAAAGTGAGATTCTCAAAAGAGCAGGCTTTGCTTTGAAAATCAAAGCCAACTGCCCTGGATGTGGTTGAGTGTGCCCACTAGCCACAGGCAGGGCCACAGTAGCCAAAGGCAGGTGGCCAGCACCAGTATGCAAGGAGAGAGACCCAAAACCTCAATTTGGTAGATGAATTAATTATATAGAAGCAACGGGAAGGAGACTTATGTGTCTTATATGCCAAATCTCTCTGGTAATACAGAAGCAACGActaaattttctcttttttcagaaaacactgttctttttGTATATAAAATGCTATGTGACTTTCTGGCTATTACCTTGGCTAAATGCTTGCATTTATCTACTACCATGATACCAAATCTGCTGCTTAAAATCCAGTGTCAGCACCATCCTGCTGTGAATGATGCAGTGTTCAACACAGTATGCATCTGAGTAAGGGTTAAAGGTCACAGGGCGTCATAAGACGCTGGTTTAGGGCTTCTAATGGTTCTTGgatgttaaaaaatatatatgtatttaattgCAATGTAGTATGTGGAATTTGTGCTGGTATGTCATATGTCATAGAGTTATTGACCAACTAAGCCAGAGCTCCAGTCTTGGCTCATGCTTAGGCCATTTGCTTAGAAAATGAACACTGCTGTTTAATCCCCCTCCCACCATGTAAAGCTTGGCCAAAGCCAGGTCAGGTCAAAGGGGAGCTTTTAAATTTAACCAGGCTTCGAATCAGGTCTGTGTCAGCCTGCACAAGTAACTTTCAGCTACACAATTCCAAACTGACTGCAACTGACCTGAACCAGGGATGATGTTCAGGATCAGCCTGACACAAATGAATTCACCCTGCCTGAGCCTGTGCTCCACGGCTGCATGTTGAATGGCCCCACATGTGAAACGGGGACATGGCCTTGACCTTTCTGTAAAGTACTTTCAGATCCGTCATGAAAGATCTTGGTGCTGTTGGGTCCCTCTGAGTTCGCCCAGTCCTAGCTCCTTTCTGAAAAATGCTGCTTCTGGTGAGTTTGACCTGCAGAGTTTGCTCTGGTCAGATTTGGAACACAGCTTTGCAGGATTAGGGCTCTCCAGCATTTCAATTCATTGCAGGCATAGCGATAAGTAAGGTAAGTACAagggacagaaagagaaaagacaATACACACAACACATTAATTGTTTTATTTAGCAGATTCTTATAATGACTATCATGATCTGTAGAAAACATAGGTATGGGCTGAGGTGACATCTGATTAATCGCTGACGTGTTTAGAAATTGAATTTTCCCTGAGGGAGCTATGCTGAGTGCCAGGAGGGTAAAGCAGAGGGCAGGTCCCTCCATATTTACCCCTACCTGCTCTTTCTGGAGCATGCTCTTGCATTCCCTGTAGTGACTGAACTCCAGGCTAGACTGATCTCCATGTGTGCAGTAGGCACATTCTCACAGTAAGGACTTGGTGCCCAGCTGATGGATCTCACTGAAATTTCACTACCTTGAAAATGTTCCCATTTGCTTTATGGGTGAATAGGAGAGAATGAACACAACCTGAGCAAGATTTTAGGGTTAGCATGACCAGGGAGACTTGCTGTGACCTGAGCAAATATGGTCTTTTCACCCGTAGAATTTCACCTTTCTGTGATAAAATACTGGGGAGAAACTACCGATGTTCTCCAGATTGTTCCTTTATgatgggaaagattttttttctgcagtgggGACAGAGGTACCCATATGGAGTCTCAGGATCCTGATGCAGTACAAGACATAACACAAGGAGACTAACACAACTTTCCACCTGGCTGCCAAGAAAACTGATGCACTGCCCTTGCTCTGGAGCATCCTCAAGTTTTTGGCTCTCTAATGTACAGGGGCATGGCTTTGCTCTTTTTACCTGATTATCCAGAGGCATGTAAAGAAAATGAGGCACCTTTACCCTCTTTACCCAATGATTCTCCCTCCTGCTTTCAGAGCTGACGCATGCTTTTGACTTCTACTGCTGAAATGTCATAATTTAACTTTCAATTTACAGATTAAAGAAATATTATTATTTGCCTAGCACAAAGAAGATTAGCTGGGAAGTTGCTTTTTCCCCCTGAGAATGGCTAGCTCTGGTGGACTTGATCTTTGCAATAGGTGTCAGCCAACACTGGTGGAGTTAACTCCCTGTGAAACtgcacagcagagactggagggaTATCAGTGCGTTGCACATTAAATACATGAGTGATACAGCTTTAAGCAGAGACTACAAATAGCATATGAAAACAGACATGGGTTTTGGAAAGATCTAATGCAAAAGGGGTTGGTTAACTGTGTTCCTGAAAAAGAGACTGATTTCTGATTGCAATCTGGGACAAATCACTCAGGGATGCTATTGAACTATCCAGAATTAACCGAGCATTTGCTGAGCAGAGGAGCTTAGATGTCTACAGGGTAGTGCTCTGACAGTGTGCATGTGACAAAAGAACCAGAACGCTGAGAAAACTGAACCCTGAGGCAGGGTGGCATGAAAAAAACTGCCTGTAACTCCACGGAATCAGCCTGCTGGGCTGCTGTGATGAACAAGAGAAGCTACAAGTGTGCCAGGCATGAGGAGTAAATGCAGAAGCAGCAGCGGACCACATTGCGTCACAAGCACCATGAGAAGACACCTGGGGCAGGAAGAGAACACAAAAGCCTGGGAGTTATTCACAAGAACAGTGGACAAAGCTGCAGCAGGAGATGGGCAAAGTCAGCATGGAAATTACATTCATTTCTATACAGGGCAGAGGTATGTAAGAAAATGCGGTGCTAAAGATAACTGCGTAATACTTTAAAAAATCCCCGGGCTGTGGAAAAAACTGTACCAGGGTCTCTGAGGTCTTGCAGGTGTATCAAAAGACAGAGAAATAAGAACTTTGATTAGACCCGGGGCTCCCAAAGCTGCTACCGCTTTGTGAATGTGATACTGTGCTTTTCTGGTGGGAAACACGGACAACAGGGACTCTGAAGCGCGGCACCATGCTGGTGTTGCTCTGACAGGTACATGTTACAGAGAAATGAGCCACGCTTTCTCTGAAGCCCAAGGTGAAGGAGGCGATGAATCAGCCATTTGGCTGAAAAGGTCTCCGAGAGGCATCACCTTGAGAAAGCCGAGCCACAACTGAAACAAAAGAGAGGAGCCATGTcaatatttggggtggcagttATGGGTCTGCAAGGCCACACAGATGTCCCAGGGGCTGTGAAAGGACCATGTCTGGTGACAAGGCTGACCTGTAGTCTTTCCATCCTCTGGCTTGGCTGGGATGGGGATGAGAGGTGTAGGAGACCGGCCTCTGAGGGACATTTGTAGGCCATGTGGACAGGAGCATGCAGAGGTGCCTGAGCTAAAGCCACTAGCAGGAAGTGTGTGCCTGTGTTGATGTGGCACTGAGACAGGTTCACCACAATGCCAGGTCCCACTTTGACCTGGGTTTAACAGGGTGCAATGAGATTCAGGACAGGGCTGCCAGATACCAAGAGTGGTTGGAGCACCAGAATTTGTGAGAGAAACTTGTCAGGATAATGCAGCAATCAGGGGCAagaagtgcagaaaaaaaaaaaaaaagagtaaaataattGACAAGTTCATTGTGTGTCTCCAGTGCATGCACAGCTTTACATGGCAGCAAGCAGCTGTGAGGGACTTTGCATCCCTGCAACCATCTCATGATTCAGCACTCCCAGTGGGATGTCAGTGAAGAAGTCACAGCTGGAGCAGGTAGTGACCGTGAGGGATGGAGGTCTGCTCCTCCTTGATCTCACAAACATTGCACAGGACACAGAGGGCAACAGGAGACAGAATCAAAATCAAGAGGGGTCAGACTCAAATCTGCAAAAATAGGTTTCTGTCAATACTTCTTATGGACATTCACTGACCATACGGAAGTAATTGAAGGGATCTGGTAATGGCTTTAAAACATCAGCTAGGTAGGCAGGACTGCCACTTATGGAGGGTGGTGCAGGGACTCAATTTTTCTCCATGAACTGAGAATCAGGGGTTGAGGCCAAGGCCATGTTCAGACCTGTTTGAACTCATCAAAGACACAAGGGATGTGGGAAGTACAGTTGTCATCTGTCTCATCAGACCAACTGGAGGTGTAAAGCTTTCATGGTATTTGACAACGCAGTCATATTTCTCCTTCCCTGTGAGGAACCGAGCTTGGCTAAGGGAGTCAGCCTGTAGGAGTCTGCTTCCTATTGACCATGCCAAATATTTGGGGAGCAAAACTCCCCTGTGAATTCCTCTGTATCCATATTCTGAAGGTTGTTTGGGATGAGACCTGCAGGAATGGAAATGTCACCTGCTGGTGTGGAAACCACATTCTCAGGTTTGAACCCATgagcaacacagcgaaagaattAGTGCCTGACAGCGGCCAGATGTCAAAACAGCAATGTATCTCTCTGGTAACTCCCTATCTGGCCAGTTTAGCACAGCAGATTCCCACCTTTCTTAGTCCAGAGGCTGCCACTGTTGATCTTCCCACATGTGCAATATAACTCTTGAAAAACCATTTTCTTTTTGCAGGCTGAGTGCATACATGTAACAGGTCACTGAGAAGCAGATCTGCATCTTGTGCCTCATCCCAGGTTAATAAGAAAGCTCCTTCTCCACATAGCAAATGTTGATCAAGGTGTAAAACCACTTGAATGACTGTGAGAGAGATGCTGCTTGGACATAACAAGGCGAATTCctctaaacaaataaaaacccgaAGATTTCTACCGTGCAAACAGTGTTGGGGTCACAGAATGAAAAACGTTGGCAAGCTGAAGGATGGAGATGATACAGTTTGCAAGAGGTGGCACCAGCTGGATTTAGTGATCACTGCCCCGTGCTCTTTGTGGGTAAGTGCAAACACTGCCAGGGCTGCAATGAGAATTCAGTCACGTATCTGTGCTTCAGTTAGCTCAAGTCTGAGTCAACCCCTAAATTATCCAAAAATGCAGAGATTTAGCATTAATGGTCACAAAATGAAGCTCATGTTAAATGGCACAAACATTCTTATTTGA
This genomic stretch from Patagioenas fasciata isolate bPatFas1 chromosome 4, bPatFas1.hap1, whole genome shotgun sequence harbors:
- the RHOH gene encoding rho-related GTP-binding protein RhoH, coding for MLDSVKCVLVGDSAVGKTSLLVRFTSETFPDDYRPTVYENTGVDVFMDGVQISLGLWDTSGSDAFRGIRPLSYQQADVVLMCYSVANHNSFLNLRNKWISEIRSHLPRIPVLVVATQTDQRDMGPYRSSCISPMEGKRLAQDVRAKGYLECSALSNRGVQQVFEYAVRTAVNQAKRQNRRKLFAINECKIF